The following is a genomic window from Methanoplanus sp. FWC-SCC4.
GGGGCCCTGCGCTCCGATGTAGACTGGTATCTGCTTCTTCTTTGCAGGAAGTTCAACACCTGTCAGCTTTGCACCATCGTAGTCAAAGAATTCCATGTTTCCTGACTTTTTGACTTCTTCGCCTGCGCAAAGTGCTTTGATCTGCTGAACACCCTCTTTTAAGCGTGAAACTGGCTTAGCTGGGTCTATTGCAAGTTTTGGCAGTGTTGAAAGGTCACCTGGACCGATACCGAGTGCTGCGCGTCCTTCTGAAATCTCGTTAAGAGTGCACATAAACGATGCAATTGCTGCCGGTGTGTCGGTAAATGTGTTCATGATACCCGGGCCCATTTTAATGCTGTCAGTTGCCTCTGCAATTGCTGCAAGGGTTGGGTAACAGTGACGGTTGTTGTAGTGGTTTGTAATCCATGCAAAGTCGATATCCTTCTGCTCTGCAAGTTTACAGTATTTTACTACCTGTTTAACAGATATATTTCCTGGTACAAATTCAATTCCATAACTCAAGGTCAATTCACCTCAATTAGTCTATTATCGTTAGCAGATTTAAAAACATTATCATTTTGATTACCCATTTAAAAAAATCAGGTTTGTTTTATGAATGTCTGAAAAATAAGATTGTGTTGAAAAATGAAATTCATATATTAATTTTTCAGCCTCATGGGCTTTAATTTTTTAAAATACTCTGATATATTCCGCCATTTGGATTTTTATTCATAGACGTATGAATCAAGACAATTATTAGTCTGTATGTACATACATTAAATATAGTTTAAACAGCTGCAAAAATAATTGTAAATTATACCTGCCATGTATGGCCGGAATACAATAAAACTGACTGATTGAGCGGGGTTTTACACCCTGTATTCAGCCGATAAATTAAGAACATATGTATTATCTCCTGAATTTGTAAATTCCGGGGTTTAAAGTAAAATGAGGATACTTGCCATTGGTGTGGGTGGGGCCGGTTCACGTATTGTGGATCAACTTTACTATCAGGACAGGCGCAGTAGTGTAAACTGTATTTCTGCAATTGTGATTGATACCGACGGGAATTTTCTGTCCCAGCTTCGGAATCTTCCTGATGAAGCAAAAGTATTTTCCCCCGTTCTTGATCCTGCCGTTCATTTTGATGCGTGCTCTACAATTGATGTAGACGAAGTTATGTCCCAGGTTAAAAAGATGGACAATGTCGACATCGATGCAATTTTTGTTTTCACAGGTCTTGGCGGGCATCTGAGTGATGTTATCCCTGACCTTACAAATGAGATCAGAAAGTCATATGTCGAACCGGTGTTTGCAGTCTGCACTTTACCGTATCTTCGTGAAGGAAGGCTTATCGCGACGAAAGCAGCCGATGATCTTGACATGATCGGTGAGTGTGTTGACGGTATATTTCTGTTTGACAACGAAACCTGGTACAAAAAAATAAAGGCCTCTTTTGAAACGACCCTCGATGAAGCAGGAAACCCTGTACAAAAACCATCGCCGTTTGGAAAACATTTTCCTGAAAATCCCCGGGATACCTATAAGATGCTTAATGAAAGGATTTCACGCCAGGTGGGTCTTTTGCTGCGTGCAGGGGAATTTAATGAATCGGGCTTTGAATCAGCTGAAATTGTTTTGGATGCAGGAGAAATTTTAAACACCCTTAAAGGAAACGGGATGACGGCCATCGGGTATGCAATTGAGATGCTTCCAAGCAATTGGCTTGATCCTCTTGAGAGGTGGAGATCTGATACATATTTCAGTGAGGGTTCTCATAAACGCGCAACACGTATTGTTTCACTTGCCAAACAAGCCGTTTATGAGGATATTTCAATACCCTGTGATCTCACAAGCGCCGACAAAGCACTTGTTCTGATAGCAGGGCCCTCCCGTGAACTTTCAATGAAAGGTTTTCAGACTGTCAGGAAATGGATTGATTCAAGTATTGCCGGCCTTGAAATGCGTTCCGGTGATTATCCTGTCCGAAATACGCGTTATGTCGGAATCATCATAATGCTTTCAGGTCTGCACAATATTCCCCGTCTGGAAGAGATAAGAAAAATAAGGGAGGTTTACAGGTTGGAAGAAGAGCAAAAAAGGCAGATGGAAGAAGAACAGAGAATCCTCCGTGAAGATGAAATGCTTCTCTTATCTAAAGGCAGATCATCAGAAGAAAAGGATAACCGCGAAATTTATGAGTCGGAGCATTCCCCCTTAAATCAGCAGTGTGGGAATTTAGGGGATGAAACGCCTTCGTATACCTCGGGATATCCGGAAGGTTGTAGTGGAGAGTATAATAACAGGCCTTCTTCGGCCTGTGATGATGAGTCACTTGAAGAAGAGGCCTGGGGCCTTATTAGCGGTTATTCGGACGATTCCCTTTCAGGAGCCTCAGACAATAC
Proteins encoded in this region:
- a CDS encoding 5,10-methylenetetrahydromethanopterin reductase, which encodes MSYGIEFVPGNISVKQVVKYCKLAEQKDIDFAWITNHYNNRHCYPTLAAIAEATDSIKMGPGIMNTFTDTPAAIASFMCTLNEISEGRAALGIGPGDLSTLPKLAIDPAKPVSRLKEGVQQIKALCAGEEVKKSGNMEFFDYDGAKLTGVELPAKKKQIPVYIGAQGPKMLALAGEIGNGALINASNSKDFDIAIPMIKAACDKVDEKKFKKFDVGAYTAMSIDQSEKKARNAAKIVAAFIAAGSPPALLERHGLDLDNVAKIKDALSRFDFGAVGGLVGDGEIDAFTIAGTPEMVQEKCENLTKSGVTQIIFGSPLGPDMTNSIRLLGKYVI